The Candidatus Methylomirabilota bacterium genome contains the following window.
ACGGCCGGCCCCGGTGGGGCGTGGGCATCCACGGCAACATCGTGACCGCCTCCCTGCGCGCGGTGGTCAGCGCGGTGAATCGCGCGATGGGGGCCGGCGCCTGAGGCTCGCCCGTCCGATCCGCCTTCTCCCCCACCCTGTTCCCGGGAGGGAAGGGTGAGGGGGAGAGGGCGCGCATCGGGGTGGTGGTAGGCTAACCGAGCGGCGGCGCCATGAGACTCCGGGTCCTCGGCATCATCCTGGCCGGCGGCAAAGGCACGCGCCTCTTTCCGCTGACCAAGGAGCGCGCCAAGCCCGCGGTGCCCTTCGGCGGGAAATACCGCATCGTCGACTTCGTCCTCAGCAACTTCATCAACTCGGGCATCCATTCGATCTATGTCCTCACCCAGTTCAAGAGCCAGTCCCTGCTCCAGCACCTCTCGGACGGCTGGCAGTTCGGCGGACTGCTGAAGGATCAGTTCATCATCCCGGTGCCGGCCCAGATGCGCTCGGCCGGCGAGACGTGGTATCGCGGCACCGCGGACGCCATCTACCAGAACGCCAACCTCATCGAGCAGTCCGATCCGCACCTGGTGGCGATCTTCGGGGCCGACCACATCTACCGCATGAACATCTCGAGCATGGTCGAGTTCCACGAGCAGAAGCGGGCCGAGATCACGGTGGCCGCGATCCCGGTGGACCGGCGCTTCGCCGCCGACTTCGGGGTGATCGAGACCGCGCGGGACGGGCGCATCATCGCCTTCCACGAGAAGCGGGCGGACGCGCCCTCCATTCCCGGCGATCCGGACAACGTCTTCGCCTCGATGGGCAACTACGTCTTCTCTACCCGCACCCTGCTGCGCGAGCTGCACGCCGACGCCTCCCGCGACCAGAGCGCCCACGACTTCGGGCGGGACATCCTGCCCGCGCTGGTCAATCGCGTCGACATGTTCGCCTACGATTTCCAGACCAATCACATCCCGGGCGAGGCGCCGGACGCGGCCGCCTACTGGCGCGACGTGGGAACCCTCGACGCGTACTACGAGGCCCACATGGACCTGCGCGCGGTGAGCCCCGCGCTCAACCTCT
Protein-coding sequences here:
- the glgC gene encoding glucose-1-phosphate adenylyltransferase; this encodes MRLRVLGIILAGGKGTRLFPLTKERAKPAVPFGGKYRIVDFVLSNFINSGIHSIYVLTQFKSQSLLQHLSDGWQFGGLLKDQFIIPVPAQMRSAGETWYRGTADAIYQNANLIEQSDPHLVAIFGADHIYRMNISSMVEFHEQKRAEITVAAIPVDRRFAADFGVIETARDGRIIAFHEKRADAPSIPGDPDNVFASMGNYVFSTRTLLRELHADASRDQSAHDFGRDILPALVNRVDMFAYDFQTNHIPGEAPDAAAYWRDVGTLDAYYEAHMDLRAVSPALNLYNRQWPLRTASYADPPAKFTFDDDGRRGQAIDSTVSGGCILSGGMVRNSVLGRHVRVHTGAVVEDSVILDNCDIGRRAKIRRAILDKNVRIPEGTTIGYDLDLDKRRHHVTESGIVVVEGLRSSVEIASIVV